The genomic window CGTAAACACCAAACTCGGTATTATTCCATTCTGGCGCAAACAGGCGCATGGCCAATCCGAATTGACCACTGTCGCCAGGGTTACGATCTGCCGACCGTGGCGCCCAAACAGCCGCGGACTGGTTCGCGCCAGGAATAAAAGTTCCCGGGGCAAAGTGCTGATCCACACGCCGACCACTGCCAATGAAGACCTTGTCACCATCATCCGACAACGCATCGGTGGTGCTGAAGAAAGTGCCGCGAGGATCGATGCGGGTCTTGTCCCAGTTGGCGAGCACAACACCTTCAATCGTGATGCTGCTGTTTACTTCCTGCGAGGCCCACAACATGTTCGAAGGGGTCAGCCCCTCCTTGAATTCGGCGCCCGGCACACGCAACTTGGAGACGTCCACCGGATTGATGACGTTGATGCCGTTCAGGATGAACGTGCTCTCACCCCAGCTCACCACCTGACTGCCGAGGCGCAAGTTGAGATTGCGACCGCCCACATCGAAAGTGCCACGAACATACGCATCGAGCAGATCAGCTTCGTCCACTGTGCGGTCACGCGCCAAGGGTCCGAGGAAATTCTTGGTATCGTTGATCGGATCGAAGAAGTAGGTGCCGCGCAAGAACACCCCGTAGTTCTTGTATGTCAGATCGAAATCGTGCGTAGCCTTGACCGCCGAGTAGGCGACACCGCCTTCGTTGTAATTGAGATTGCCGTCATCCGAATTGACGTCGCGTGACGTCCCGCCATTGGTAATACCGATCAGCGACGGATCGCGATCCTGCATGCGCCACGTGGCGCCCAGTGAGAGAGTGGTGTCAAAACTTCCTTTGACCTCGCCTGATTCGCTTTCAAATGAAATGGCGTGGGCCGAACCGGTGGCCAACGCCATGAGCAGGGGAAATATCAGACGATCGGGGAAACGGGACGCAACACAAACGATGATGTTCATGATGGCTCTCCTGGATTACGTTCGCCCCCTTTTCACAGCGAGGGTTACGAAATGGGTG from Sulfuricaulis sp. includes these protein-coding regions:
- a CDS encoding DUF1302 domain-containing protein, with amino-acid sequence MNIIVCVASRFPDRLIFPLLMALATGSAHAISFESESGEVKGSFDTTLSLGATWRMQDRDPSLIGITNGGTSRDVNSDDGNLNYNEGGVAYSAVKATHDFDLTYKNYGVFLRGTYFFDPINDTKNFLGPLARDRTVDEADLLDAYVRGTFDVGGRNLNLRLGSQVVSWGESTFILNGINVINPVDVSKLRVPGAEFKEGLTPSNMLWASQEVNSSITIEGVVLANWDKTRIDPRGTFFSTTDALSDDGDKVFIGSGRRVDQHFAPGTFIPGANQSAAVWAPRSADRNPGDSGQFGLAMRLFAPEWNNTEFGVYAMRYHSRTPYLSAFRGGATVAASAGIGGCLTPNFGNILTGGAIGALCTAPATYFADYPEDIKLYGVSFNTLGAGGVAWQGEWSYRPNQPVQLATTEIILAAGGLANQLTGGTVPAASVPIGTEITGYQRVKMHQVQFTGTKAFGPTIGAEQFVVVGEAGYNRQDLPDGVLFAGPGVYLPAVGSSTATTSGSTQPNMEGYATRSSWGYRLVGRLDYPNIIGAVTVSPRLAYTHDVDGVSATFNEGAKAGTLGVGFNYRQNLQADIAYTWFWGGRTYSGTDSGAVPAGQSADYASSANPLKDRDFLAVSLSYSF